The Aquificaceae bacterium sequence CTGCACCATACTTAGAAAGGGATTCAACCTTTCAGGAGGATGAGTAAACAAAAGCTCATAGTCCTCTCCACCAGAGAGTGCATACTCAAGCGGGTCTTTGCCATGTCTTTTGCAAAAGCTCACAAGTTCTTGAGATATGGGTATCTTGTCAGAAAAAAGGCTAATCTTTACTTGGCTTGCCTTTGAGAGTTTTTCCACATCCGAAGAGAGCCCATCGCTTATATCCATGCTGGCATTGGCATATTTGGATATATGCCTTATAAAGTCTATCCTTGCGGTAGGTCTTAGATGTTTCTCTATGAGCCTTAGTTCAAAATCTTCGTAGTGCTTTTTCTCCATTTGAAGAAGTTCAAGCCCAGCCCTTGAGTCACCCAAAGTTCCAGAAACAAAAACTCCATCCCCCACCTTTGCACCACCTCTTCCTACAAACCTATCCGCCTTGCCAATCATGAAAATATCCAAACCGAGCTTATCACCCTTGCTTATGTTTCCACCCACTACCTGACAGGAATAAAACTCACAAGCCTTCTTTATGCCCAGGTATATATCCTCCACGTATCTTACCTCTAAGTCTGGCAAGATTAGAGAAACAAGACAGTAAAGTGGCTCTCCACCATTTGCCACCACATCGCTCACATTCACCGATATAGCCTTCCAACCTATGGCAGAGGGTGGATAGTGAATTCTGAAATGTCTATCCTGAAGAAGTAGGTCGCAGGTTAAAAGCAAGGTATGCTCTTGAAGTTTTATAGGTGCGGTGTCATCTCCTATAATGTGGCTATTTAGTAATCCCTTGAGCCTTTCTATGAGACCAAATTCGCCTATTTCGGATATCTTCATTCTGTAAATATCTGCCCTTCTATGGGTTGAACTAAAACGCCCTTGTCTTCTATGAACTTCATAACCCTTTCTATTTCTTCCGCTTCTCCTTCAATTTCAACGGTGAGTATGCCCGTATCTCTTGTGACTTTTGCGGTTCTTATGTTAACAACCACATCAAAACTCTTGCATACCATACATAGAATGGGGTCTTTCACTCTCTCTTCTGGATATATGAGCTGAAGTCTAATAAGGTTCATGGGTAGTATTATATCAGAATCTTGAGTATTTGGTCAGTAAATTCAGACTTTTTTCTAAGAAAGACTTCAAAGGCAACTCCCTTACCTTCTTTGTTAAATATGGATTGTTTTGCTATAAGAAAGCTCATCTACTACCTCTTTAAGTTCAGGATAGAGTGGAAACTGTTGGCAAAGTTCTATCACCTCTTTGCTGACTTTCTCTATAGTATCACTATCCTCTATGTTGTTTATAACCTGTGCTATGAGCCTTGCTATGTATCTCATCTCATCTTCCTTCATACCTCTTGTAGTCATGGCAGGCGTTCCTATCCTTATACCGCTTGTCTTTGTGGGTGGAAGTGGGTCAAAGGGAACTGCGTTTTTGTTTACCGTTATGTTTGCTCTGCCAAGAGCTTCTTCCGCCTGTTTACCAGTTATTCCCTTGTTTCTAAGGTCAAGAAGCACAATGTGGCTGTCTGTTCCGTTGGATACCACCTTAAAACCAAGCCTCATAAACTCTTCCGCCATGGCTTGGGCGTTTTTAACCACCTGTCTTGCGTATCTTTTGAACTCTTCCGTCATGGCTTCTTTGAAGGCTACTGCCTTGGCTGCGATTACATGCATAAGTGGACCACCTTGTATTCCCGGAAATACGCTTTTATCTATATCCTTTGCAAACTCCGCCTTGCAGAGGATAAAGCCTCCCCTTGGACCTCTCAGGGTCTTGTGGGTTGTGGAAGTTACAAAGTGAGCATAAGGCACAGGATTAGGATATACACCACCTGCTATCAAACCCGAGTAGTGTGCCATATCTACCATAAGGTAAGCACCCACCTCCTCCGCTATTTGGGCAAACTTTTCCCAATCTATAACTCTTGGATATGCGGAGGCACCAGCTACTATGAGCTTAGGCTTGTGCTCTTTTGCCAACCTATAGACTTGGTCGTAGTCTATAAGCTCTGTCTCGGGGTTTAGCCCATAGTAGACCACGTTATATATCTTTCCAGAGAAGTTTACCTTAGCACCGTGAGAGAGGTGTCCTCCGTGGGCAAGGTCCATACCCAGTATGGTATCTCCTGGCTTTAGGACCGCCATATATACCGCCATGTTTGCCTGAGAGCCAGAATGAGGCTGAACGTT is a genomic window containing:
- a CDS encoding NIL domain-containing protein, with translation MNLIRLQLIYPEERVKDPILCMVCKSFDVVVNIRTAKVTRDTGILTVEIEGEAEEIERVMKFIEDKGVLVQPIEGQIFTE
- the glyA gene encoding serine hydroxymethyltransferase, whose product is RHTDPEIYEAIVKEYERQFYHLELIASENFTSLAVMEAQGSVLTNKYAEGLPHKRYYGGCEFVDIVEDLAIKRVKELYGAEHANVQPHSGSQANMAVYMAVLKPGDTILGMDLAHGGHLSHGAKVNFSGKIYNVVYYGLNPETELIDYDQVYRLAKEHKPKLIVAGASAYPRVIDWEKFAQIAEEVGAYLMVDMAHYSGLIAGGVYPNPVPYAHFVTSTTHKTLRGPRGGFILCKAEFAKDIDKSVFPGIQGGPLMHVIAAKAVAFKEAMTEEFKRYARQVVKNAQAMAEEFMRLGFKVVSNGTDSHIVLLDLRNKGITGKQAEEALGRANITVNKNAVPFDPLPPTKTSGIRIGTPAMTTRGMKEDEMRYIARLIAQVINNIEDSDTIEKVSKEVIELCQQFPLYPELKEVVDELSYSKTIHI
- the thiL gene encoding thiamine-phosphate kinase — encoded protein: MKISEIGEFGLIERLKGLLNSHIIGDDTAPIKLQEHTLLLTCDLLLQDRHFRIHYPPSAIGWKAISVNVSDVVANGGEPLYCLVSLILPDLEVRYVEDIYLGIKKACEFYSCQVVGGNISKGDKLGLDIFMIGKADRFVGRGGAKVGDGVFVSGTLGDSRAGLELLQMEKKHYEDFELRLIEKHLRPTARIDFIRHISKYANASMDISDGLSSDVEKLSKASQVKISLFSDKIPISQELVSFCKRHGKDPLEYALSGGEDYELLFTHPPERLNPFLSMVQIGFVEEGEGVFLDGKPLKPTGFDHFRVV